Genomic segment of Populus nigra chromosome 6, ddPopNigr1.1, whole genome shotgun sequence:
AAAAAAGGAACACTGTATAttacaaaaacacattttatttcaacaaaaaaaaaatattatctcctGAGTTAATGAGCAGTAATTAACTCTTTTTAAATGCTTCCTAACTATAGTGCCCGGAGCTTTACCCATCTCAGTTAAGAGTCCGAGTTTGGCATGGAAATAGACAGCCTAAACAAAAGGCTTTCCTCGTGAGATTAAtcctaataaattcaaaataacattattttaagattattttaaaaaacaattaaaaagatataagtGAAGTCTTGCCTAgtataatttaaaactcaattgaAGTTGGGTTCGGGCTAAAAAAAGATTAAGCCGTTGATAATGCGGAGCTTAACAGCATTGTAGGAAGATTAAACGCGGGATTAAGAGGAGATGGAGGTGGTGATTGGAATTTGGTACTGCAAGAGGGGATGGGTGTACTATCAATATGTGCGGTACGAGTCTGTACTGCCTTAACTTGAAAGGGAATCCATACCATATCTCAACAAAAAGACATGGCCTTCTTCTAAAGTTTGTTCAGCTACCGAATCAAAACTGTGCCTCCACAAAAATCTTAGATTCagaaacaatataaataaatattaatactaCCCATGGAAGAATCttagatttaaaatatattttaaattgtggtttgaaaaaattatttaaaatatatatgtctGACTAAAACTGATGTGAGATtgatttttgtatataaaataaattattttaacttctataacaaaaaaaaaattcaaaacattaaataaaaaatatagaaaactaTTTAACTGAACTAACTCCTTTTTCTTTGTGGACAGAAACCATCACAACATCAGCGCAAATTGGTAAAAGGAACAACAcgaatgttaattttttttattgaaataatattaagacaaaataaaatttaaaacattgtttgCATCTAAGTTAGGTTAGGTTGTgagttcataaaaaatatatttataaattctttAATCTAACAGAAATAATTTTCTGTTgactaacttaaaaaaaaaaaaaaaaaaactctttaagtAAGAAATTACATCAAAATTGATTGGGGAATTAGGCATAAGTagataatttgaagcaaaatagacattaaaaaaaatagttgccGGGACCCACACAAAAAAGAATTCATcgcacacataaaaaaattctataaattcACGCCTTCGAAGAATGCATAATCAAGAACAAACTTAAAATCTTCTCTCTGTCTTCTTGATTCCTTGTTTTTTGTTCTGTTTATTACAGCAGTAATACCATAATCATGTCTCAGGTACCAAACATTCTTATTTCTTGATTCATCTTTTATGGCAAAGTCTgtgtttttattgtattatttacttgtttttttgaCTTGTGATGGGATGTTTATGAGTCTTTGATTGATTTTGGATTGCCATGTTGAATTTCAAGTTTGAATCTTTTCTAGGGTTATTGGGTTTgtgttcattttgttttgtttgaggaTTTAAGTGAATTCTGTTATGGTTAAAAAAGTTGGTAAAggtgtaaaatttaattttgtgaaCCTAGTTTTTGAGGGAGAAAGATTGCTGCTTTGTTGTTGGGGAACCTGGAACTGTGGTTTTGAATCATTTCTGGATATAGTTGAATGAAAATTGTAGGATGAAAGGGATACAAAAgtggctttttttctttttgtgttatTGTTACGAGTTAGAAATTTATCTAGGCTCGGATGTTAACTGAAGTCTTCACCTGTTTTTGAGCTTGTCTTGGTTTTTGCTGCCTTCCCTCTTCTTGATTTGTTGACATTATGATTGTTGCTGATTTTTGAATGTgtaatgattttcaattttgcTTGATTTCAGACTGTTGTCCTCAAGGTTGGTATGTCATGTGAAGGCTGTGTTGGGGCTGTGAAAAGGGTTTTGGGCAAAATGGAAGGTTTGTTCTTGCCCTTGCTTTTGATCTTTTTAGTCTCTGGAGCTTTGTTGACCGTGCTGTCTTTCtcccaacacacacacacaaacaattGAAATGGCCAAACATTTTGGATGGGCTTTGCTGGGTTGTCAATCTTAGTCCTTGATGCTAAGGTACTGTTCCAGGAATTTTAGGGCAAGGTGTACATCGTGTTCATGGTCTATTTGATAATGAACTAGGGCAAAGATTGGTTACAGAATTTTGCACCTTTGCGAGTAGGTTAGTTAGCAGTTTGGTATGATGAGGTTTCGGAGCATCTGCAATTTGTGAAGAATAGGATATTTACTAATTGTACATTAGAAAGCAATGCACTTCTTTACTCTTCatcaacaaataaagaaaaaaagatgaaaggtagatttttgaaatattaatcaaatctGGCTTAAAATTCCATGAGCGAATGCTATTTTCATATTTAGACCTTTGGttcatattttttgtaatttgatgaTAATAGAGTGTTTCTTCTGTGAGCATCTTCAGGTGTGGAATCATATGACATTGATTTGAAGGAGCAAAAAGTCACAGTGAAAGGAAACGTGCAGCCAGATGCTGTTCTTCAGACCGTCTCTAAGACCGGGAAGAAGACTGCCTTCTGGGAAGCAGAGGCACCAGCTGAACCCGCAAAGCCTGCAGAAACCGTGGCTGCTGCATAATGTTGATAATACCAATATTTACTATGTGGAACTGTGTTCTACTGGGTTATAGTTTGTTGAGCTTTCTATGATCATGATGTGGATTGTGGATATCCAGCATGATTTTACTTGGATGTAAGCTATAATAATCTCTCTGGTACATTCATATGGTTATAtgtattatcattattatgCTATAACTTAAAACGCATGGCATTTTTTACGCACACACAAATCACCATGGATTGCAATGTGTTGCACTATGTACTTGTCGAAAATTTGTTTTGggccttaaatttttttttagcgatttaatcttaattgaaggttttttttttggcaatttaGTTCTAATTAAAGGCTAATTGATTGTGATttcttagaaataaaaaatggtgtTGAAAGAAGAGGGATTGAAATGAAAAGGCGCCAAACATGAGTGGCACGCTATAAGTCTTGGCAACAAATACACTTTGGTccctgaaatttaaaaataactaaattatatgattttggtttctcaaaattttttaagtttgattttggtataatttttttttctgttatttttcaatccttggctagaaagaaaagagagaaatcgTTGAACTCTAGCAATAGAGAGAAAAATTCCATTGATAATGATTTAGGTCATCAAAATAgttgatatttatattatatggttTCATTTGATGAGGAGGAGTTTATATTAGATGTATTTTTTgccttaaaaaaacatatatgagcttagtttgaattttgatttcatgttgatttcttttttttaagccaTGAAATAAGCTTATCACGGTTCTtaacatagttttgaaactcgacCTGACCCGGCGGGTCGACTCGGGACCCGGTCATCCCGGGCTGGAGCCAGGtcaggttgaagaaaaaatagaggaagggAAAACCCGGTGTGACCCGGCAAAATcaggttgcaacccgttgatttttttttactaaaacggcgtcgttttgattttaaaaaaaattgacccagGCCTTGGATCGAGCCGGGTCTGAAAACTATGGTTCTTAAGgtgttttttaagtgttttaagtCGAACATGGGTTTTTGGGTCAAAAAAGTTGAAGCCTGATTTCCTGACCAACACGGTGGGAATTTAGGTAGCATCAAACGACGCACcgtctaattttatttttaaaaaaaaattgtcacttACCCTAAATGtagccaaaagaaaaataaggattCAATCACCCGAGGCAGGCTTGCGTGCAAGCCTTGAAGAAATGGGTCAAGCAGGTTGGGCTAACCTAGCTTGCCAAGCTCAATAGTGCTGaccttttctgtgttttttctaaatttttttttatgttttttatatatatatttttaaaatttttattttatttgtattcatattaatatatcttttttttttgtttatggagTCTCTTTtgagtaatgattattttttggttatgcattttattttttaaaaggtttttcttattcatttatagtttttttttttatcttttgtatagatgaattttttttttagaggagaaaaaatttatttgcagataatatttttaatatgtacaTGCTTGTATAATattattctcttttattttattaaattaattaatgtgtgtctatttatattatcttttgattaaataaaaatatattaataaacaaaTGTAGCTAACATAATCGGATAAGTATCCCGCCTTgcgagattatatatatatatatgtatctcgattttttattttaattatcatttatcgtttattttgttcatttattaacatacatagtgattgatttatttaattacatgtacatataaattattttatttttatttagaattttttttaactataaaaacatgCCAAAAAAGTTTGtgtatacaattatttttttttgttgaaaaaaaacacctaaactGTGACGATTTGCGGGTAAAGTATATAGagatatatagaaaatctcatttttcttgcatgacTATATTATATTCACGTATTCTTCTCTGGATCCCGAAGTCACGAAAGTACTCAAAATGATTTGTATGCTTGACCCGTTTAGAGGTCATATCTGGGCTAGGACTAGTAAAATGAACGCTTTTGAACTCCTTTTAGTCTCTGGAATTGCAAATTCTATATGGCTGCAGCCTGTAGCTTGTCTTCCCCAAATATCACACACAACTCCACAGATCTTTTTTGTTCTTACAAGAAAACGCAGGCTGTTCAAAAGCTTGGAAGATAAAAACTCAAGAGACGCGAGAAAGAAGGTGGAGGTGAAGAGGAATGTCAGTGTTGTGGTGTTTAACTTCTGACGTTTGAATAAATCGCTGCTGAATCTCTGTTACATCGTCCTGCAAGGATTTCTCAAGGAAAGGAGACAACAAGGAAGTTCGAAAGGACATCACTTGGGCAGATCATCATATCGCTGGTTGAGAGGTCAACGAAGAATGTGATCGATCAAgcattatttgattttgatgcaTCATTGCATGTATCTAAGCCAAATTAATGTACTTATGGGAAGAAACTAGGAGCATGGATTGGAGAAGAAACTCATGGAACAAATGTGAAGCCGGCCCCATCTTGcaagtgtaattaatttatttgttttacttgtaaaaataataattatatttctaaataaatttttaatataagccATATCAAAATAActctataacaaaaataatgttgatatttttagaaagaGCAAAACAGTTGTTTTATTGttgtaatgaataaaaaaatgtgtgtgcgtgtgtaGTGAAATTGCCttccctttagttttttttattgatattcaaTAAATTAGTAATCtcgattaaataatatttttattttatatcaacttaaatttaaagtttaaatgatatctcaattaattaaaaagttttcatACTATTATTATGGATATTGATTTATAAAGGTTTAActgtaattttattcaaatttactTTAACTACAAATGATTAATAAATTAGATTCAtatgcaataaaataatttatttcgacttttttctactatttattttcataaaaagtttaataatttaatttatgagattcatttattcaaaatataatccTTTTTCAATGTCATGAGATATATGCTTGAAAAGGGAATTCAAGAATAATATTTGGTAATTAAAATTAGCATTAATGACACAAATTATTCCattgattatgttttttaaaaaataaa
This window contains:
- the LOC133697846 gene encoding copper transport protein ATX1 — protein: MSQTVVLKVGMSCEGCVGAVKRVLGKMEGVESYDIDLKEQKVTVKGNVQPDAVLQTVSKTGKKTAFWEAEAPAEPAKPAETVAAA